The Bradyrhizobium sp. CCBAU 051011 DNA segment GGCGCCGGAGCTGACAAAGCGCCGGCCCGACATCACGATGGAGCAGGCCGAAAAATTCCTGACGCGGATGTATCGCACCGATCCCGATTTCGTCTTCACGGTGACGCGCGACTTCGTCCGCCAATGTCAGACGCCGGTGCTGATCCTGCCCGACGATATCCCGGCGCATCCCTATGCGGTCGCGATGGAAAGCGCAATGCTGGCGCCGAATGCGGAAGTGAGTTTGTTTCCGTGGAAGGAGCCGAAGGAGCGCGTGCCGCTCGCGGTGCGCCAGATCCGGTCTTTCCTCCGCGCGCACCGGCCGCCGTCATAGTCCGTAGGATGGGTGGAGCGAAGCGATACCCATCAGCATCACGAACGGTATTGATGGGTATCGCTGCGCTCCACCCATCCTACGTCTACACCGCCGTCTTCGTCCCCTCAGCCGGCGGAAACACCACACGGTCATCCGTACGGGCAGTAGCGGTCCGCGAACATGCGACCGATCTGATGATAGCGCTCCATGTGCACGCGCATCGCGGCGTGGTCCCACAATTCGTCGCGGATGTGAAAGTGGATGCCTTCGCCCATCACCAGCAGCCGGTCGCCGTTGACGTCGATCTCCTTCCAGGTCTTGCACTCCATCGCAAACGGCGCATCGGCGAGCCGCGGCACGACGATCTTGGTTGAGGGCGCGAGTTTGAGGTTCAGATAGTCCGGCTCGCCGATATCGGGCGGAAAATCGCCGCTGGATTCATGCATCGCTTGCGCCAGGGGCTCGTCGGTCATGTTGACCACGAACTCGTTAGTCCGCCGGATGTTGATCACGGTGTCCTTGACGCGCCCGTCGGGTCGCAGATTCGCGGCGAACATGCAGAGCGGCGGATCCTCGCAGAACACGTTGAAGAAGCTGAACGGCGCCGCGTTGACGACGCCGGTCGGACCGAGCGAAGTCACCCACGCGATCGGCCGCGGCAGCACAAAGGAGGTGAGCACCTTGTAACGCTCGCGGGGTTTGAGGTCGCCGGGATCGTATTGCATGTAAGGAGCTCCGCGTAGGGTGGGCAAAGCGCAGCGTGCCCACCATTTTGCGCGGGCGCAAGGTGTGGCGGGCACGGCGCTTGCGCGCCTTTGCCACCCTACGACTGTTTCGGCGGAGGTCCTTGCCTCGCCCCGCTTGCGGGGAGAGGTCGCTCGGCAGCGCTCTTGCGCGCCTGAGCGCGGCGGGTGAGGGGGACTCTCCGCGAGTCGAATGCGTGGTGAGAGCCCCTCACCCCGTGAAGAACGGGGAGAGGGGAGAAGTTACGGCATGCTCAGCTCGTGCCGTCCGACCACCATCCAGTGCACTTCATCCGGGCCGTCAGCGAAGCGGAGGTGGCGGACGTCCTGGTACATTTCGCCGAGCGGGCTCCATTGCGAAATGCCGGTGGCGCCGTGCATCTGGATCGCCTGATCGATGATCTTGCAGGTGCGCTCCGGCACCATGGCCTTCACCATGCTGACCCAGATCCGGGCCTCCTTGTTGCCGAGCACGTCCATGGCTTTCGCGGCCTTCAGCACCATCAGCCGCATCGCCTCGATCTCGCAGCGCGCCTGTGCGATGATCTGCAGATTGCCGCCGAGATGGGCGATCTTCTTGCCGAAGGCTTCACGGGTGAGGCCGCGCGACACCATCAGGTCGAGCGCCTTTTCCGCCTTGCCGATGGTGCGCATGCAGTGATGGATGCGGCCCGGCCCTAGACGGACCTGCGAGATTTCGAAGCCGCGGCCTTCGCCGAGCAGAATGTTCTCCTTCGGCACCCGGCAATTGGTGAAGCGCAAGTGCATGTGGCCGCGCGGCGCGTGATCGTGGCCGAACACGTGCATCGGCCCGAGAATTTCCACGCCGGGCGTGTCGATCGGCACCAGGATCTGCGATTGCTGCTTGCTCGGCGGTGCGTCGGGATTGGTCTTCACCATCACGATCATGATCTTGCAGCGCGGATCGCCGGCGCCGGAGATGTAATACTTTTCGCCGTTGATCACCCATTCGTCGCCGACGAGCTTTGCCGTGGTCGAGATGTTCTTGGCATCGGAGGAGGCGACGTTCGGCTCGGTCATCGCATAGGCCGAGCGGATCTCGCCGGCCAGCAGCGGCTTCAGCCATTTCTCCTTCTGCGCCTTGGTGCCGACGCGCTCCAACACTTCCATGTTGCCGGTGTCCGGCGCCGAGCAGTTCATGGTCTCCGAGGCCAGAGGATTCTTCGCCAGCTCCACCGCGATATAGGCGTAGTCGAGATTCTTCAGGCCTTCGCCGGTCTCGGCATCGGGCAGGAAGAAGTTCCAGAGCCCTTCTTCCTTGGCCTTGTCCTTGGCCTTCTGCAGCACCGCGAGCTGCTCCGGCGTAAAGCTCCAGCGATCCTTCTTGGCCTCGCCAAGCCGCATGAACTC contains these protein-coding regions:
- a CDS encoding acyl-CoA dehydrogenase family protein, with product MKHAYIPRTTTYNLNPGEELNDLRMSDEVRPLYEHVKKFIRETVDPMSVEFMRLGEAKKDRWSFTPEQLAVLQKAKDKAKEEGLWNFFLPDAETGEGLKNLDYAYIAVELAKNPLASETMNCSAPDTGNMEVLERVGTKAQKEKWLKPLLAGEIRSAYAMTEPNVASSDAKNISTTAKLVGDEWVINGEKYYISGAGDPRCKIMIVMVKTNPDAPPSKQQSQILVPIDTPGVEILGPMHVFGHDHAPRGHMHLRFTNCRVPKENILLGEGRGFEISQVRLGPGRIHHCMRTIGKAEKALDLMVSRGLTREAFGKKIAHLGGNLQIIAQARCEIEAMRLMVLKAAKAMDVLGNKEARIWVSMVKAMVPERTCKIIDQAIQMHGATGISQWSPLGEMYQDVRHLRFADGPDEVHWMVVGRHELSMP